GCGTGCTCGAACTGACCCGGGGCGCCACCGTGGTGAAAGTACGCCCCCCGCTTGGATGGGAGCTGCCGCTTTCGATCCTCCCCCCCTTCGAGGTCTACCGCGGCGGAACACTGGTGTATCAGGTGCGATACGAGTCAATCGAGCCCGTTGCCGGTTATTCCCTCCCGAGAAGGATTGTGGTCGAGAATCCCGAAAAACGGGCTTCGCTGGTTGTGGACTATGCCGAGGCCGACGTGAACGGCCCCCTTGACGCGGGGGCATTCACGATCACAGGTGGTGGAGAGCGATGAACGAGATCACGATCCTGGCGCCCGCGAAGATCAACCTCTGCCTGTCCGTGCTCGGGCGCCGTCCGGACGGATATCATGATGTTGAGATGCTGATGCAGATGGTGGGACTCTACGACCGGGTGCGCGTCAGCCGGGCGCGCAGCGGCATCAGCGTGACCTGCGACGATGTCGGCGTTCCCTCCGGGGACGGGAACATCGCATGGAAGGCGGCAGCGGCCGTTCTCAGCCTCGCCCGGGAAGAGGGGGGACTGGAGATCGAGATCACGAAGAGCATCCCCGTCGCCGCCGGTCTTGGCGGAGGGAGCAGCGACGCTGCGGCCGTGCTGACAGCCGCGAACATGCTCCTCGGGACCGGCTTGTCCCGGACTGAACTGGCCGACCTCGGAACGGGTATTGGCATGGATGTCCCTTTTTTCTTCCATGGGCCGCTGGCCCTGGCAAAGGGCAGGGGAGAACTCCTGCAGTCCCTTCCCCCCCTGCCCGGATACTGGGTCTTGCTCGTGAACCCCGGTTTTGCAACCTCGACCGCCTGGGTATACAGGAACCTAAATTTGAGGTTGACAAAAAAAATTGACTGTACTATGATTGCAGGTCTTATGACGGCCCGGGTAATAGCCCAGCGCCTCCAGAACGACCTGGAGACGGTCACCGCCGCCAGCCATCCCGTTATCCGCGAGATCGAGGAGCTGTTGCTCTCGCGCGGTGCGCTGGGTGCACGCATGAGCGGGAGCGGGCCCACGGTATTTGGCATATTCGAAACAGAAAAGGAGTGCAAAAAAGCCGCTGACAGGGTGTCCCGGGAGGGATGGAAAGTCTTTGCAGTTGAGGCATTGACCGCGTCACCGTTCGAGGTGTACCATACTACCAGAGATTCGGCAGCGTCCCGTGACCGCAACGCCGCCCCGAATCCATGACAGATTCACATCATGAGGGGGAACGAGTATGGAAATCACAGAGGTACGGGTTTTCCCGGTCAGCAATGAAGAGCGGCTCAAAGCCTACGCGACGATAACCATCGATAACGTTTTCCTGATCAGGGACCTCCGGGTGATCAACGGCAACGCCGGGCTGTTCGTGGCCATGCCGAGCAGAAAGATGAAGGACGGGACCTTCAAGGATATCGCACACCCGCTGAACAGCGAGACGCGGCAGATGATCGAGTCCAAGGTCCTCGCCGAATACGAACGAGAACTGGCGAATCCGACGAAACGGGAACCGGCCCCGAAAGACGCCGCCCCGAAAGACGCAGCATGAGGGGATGCACACCGGTTGATCCGGGTTCTTGCCGATTCTGCAACTGACAAGGGATAGGCGTGCCTGCCTATCCTTTTCATGTTTATCCGGGCGACAGCCCCCGGGCGCGCCGTTGATCGGGGATCGTCTAATGGTAGGACAGAGGCCTTTGAAGCCTTGAATCGGGGTTCGACTCCCTGTCCCCGAACCAGTAACGGAAAAGAGGACACGTAAGGCGATGGTGAGATCACGGGAACTCAAGATTTTTACCGGCAATGCGAATCAGGCCCTGGCCCGGGAAATCTGCCAGAAGATGAACATCCCGCTGGGCAACGCGCTGGTCGGCAGGTTCAGCGACGGCGAGATCAATGTCCAGATCGTGGACAACGTGCGGGGCATGGATGTCTTCGTGGTGCAGCCCACGGCGAGCCCGGTCAACCGGAACCTGATGGAGCTCCTGATCATGATCGATGCCCTGAAGCGGGCATCGGCCATGCGGATCACTGCGGTGCTCCCCTACTACGGGTACAGCCGGCAGGACCGCAAGGTGCAGCCGCGCGTGCCGATCACGTCAAAGCTGGTAGCGGACCTGATCACCGCGGCCGGCGCGAACCGCGTGCTCACGGTCGACCTGCATGCGGGCCAGATCCAGGGGTTCTTCAACATCCCGGTGGACAACCTGTTCGCGGCCCCGGTGCTCCTGGACTATCTCAAGGGCAAAAAATTCAACAGCCTGACCGTGGTCTCGCCCGATGCGGGCGGCGTGGAGCGCGCCCGGGCCTTCGCGAAACGGCTTGATGCCGCACTCGCCATCATCGACAAGCGGCGCGACAAGCCGAATGTCGCCCAGGTGATGCACATCATCGGCGATGTCAAGGGCCATGACTGCCTGCTCCTCGATGACATGGTGGACACGGCGGGCACGCTGACCGAGGGCGCTACGGCGCTCAGGGCGAACGGGGCGGGCAAGATCTACGCCGCATGCACCCACGCCGTGCTTTCCGGACCCGCGACGAAGCGCATCAACGAGTCGGTGCTGGACGAACTGATCGCCACGAACACGATCGCGCTCGAAGCCAAACAGCAGGAGTGCAAGAAGCTGTCGGTCCTGTCCGTCGCGCCGCTCCTTGCCGAGGCGATCACGAGAATCTACGAGGAGACCTCGCTCAGTTCGCTGTTCGTGTGAACAGCTTAAAATTAACCACGGATGAACACGGATAGACACAAGTAAGGACGAACGCGTAGTATCATGCAAGCCGGTTTTCATCAGTGATAGTCTGTGGTTCATAACGATGTACTAACATGTATCGGAGGAGAAATGGAAAAGATCGCATTGACAGCACAGGTCAGAGAGAAGGCGGGCAAGGGGATCGCCCGGGGCCTTCGGCGGAGCCAGATGGTCCCGGCGGTTCTCTACAGCCACGGCAAGTCCCTGCCCATCGCGATGGGCAATAAGGATGTCACGAAGGTGCTCAGCACGGCCGGCGGCGAGCACGCATTGATCAACCTGAAACTTGACGGGGCCACGGACAAGGCGGACCGCCTGGCGCTCATCAAGGACTACCAGGTGGACCCGATCAACGGCGGACTCATCCATGTCGACCTCATGGAAGTCGCCATGGACGAGAAGGTCAGGATCCCGGTGGGCGTCCATATTGTCGGCAACTCGATCGGCGTAAAGGAGGGCGGCATCTTCCAGTACGGTCTCCGGACGCTCGACATCGAATGTCTTCCGAACCAGATCCCGGATTCCATCGAGGTCGACATCTCGGCGCTCAATGTGAACGAATCGCTCCACGTGCGCGACATCAAGGTCGCCGAAGGCATCAAGATCCTGACGGACCCCGTCGCGACGGTGGCCACCATCCAGCCGCCTATCTCGGCTGAGAAGCTCGAAGCCATGCTTACGGCCACGCCTGCTGTGACGACCGAGGGTGGAGAGCCGGAGCTGGTCAAGAAGCCGAAGAAGGAAGGCGAGGCCGCTGCGGCCCCTGCCGCCGAGGCCAAGGGCAAGGAAGGCGCCAAGGAAGCGGCTCCCAAGAAGGAAGCAGCTCCCAAGAAGGAAGCGGCCCCCAAGAAGTAATTGCGGGAAGCGGGGCGCGCGGTTTTCCGATGCGGCCTGAATCTGCACGATGAAATTCATCATCATCGGCCTGGGAAACCCGGGAAAGAAGTACGAGCGTACCCGCCACAACGCCGGGTTCATGGCCGTTGACGAGCTCGGACGGCGGACCGGGATTCCGCTCATCCAGGAAAAGCACCACGCGCTCATCGGCAGGGGCAGGATCGATTCCCATGAGGCGGTCCTTGCCAAGCCGCAGACCTACATGAACGAGAGCGGCCGGTCGGTCGCGGCGGTCCTTCGCGATTCCTACTGCACGGCCAGCGACCTCGTCGTGCTGCACGATGAACTCGATTTGCCGATCGGCACGGTCAGGATCAAGAGCGGGGGCGGGCACGGCGGGCACAACGGGCTCCGCTCCATCATCGAGCAGATCGGGACGCCGGACTTCATCCGGGTCAGGATCGGCATCGGCCGGCCCCTGCCGGGCATGGACGCGGCCGATTACGTGCTCAGCCCCTTCCTGCCCGGGGAACGCGCAACAGCGGCCGGAGCCGTTGAAAAGGCAGGCGAAGCGGCGCTTGCGATCGTGACCCAGGGGATGACGCGGGCCATGAACCTCTTCAATCAGCAGTGATCTCACCCGGAGCGCACCTCCGGGTTTTTTGTTGTAAAAACTATTGCAACCACGGGTGAACACGGATAAACACGGGTAAACCTGAGTACAGCAGGAAGTGCTTTTAGTTATTTCCTGATTGATTTTTCACCTGTGTCCGTCTGTGTTCATCCGTGGTTATGTCGTTTAAAAGGAGTTCTCCATGGGTTTCAACTGCGGCATCGTGGGTCTGCCGAACGTGGGCAAGTCCACCATCTTCAACGCGCTGACCTCGGCAGGGGCGCAGGCGTCCAATTATCCCTTCACGACCATCGATCCCAACGTCGGGGTCGTGGACATGCCCGATGAACGGCTCCAGACGCTTGCCGGGATCTACCAGCCGAAAAAGCTGACGCCGACCACCATGGAGTTCGTGGACATCGCCGGTCTGGTCAAGGGGGCCGCCCAGGGAGAGGGGCTGGGGAACAAGTTCCTCGCCAACATCCGGGAAGTGGACGCCATCGCACACGTGGTCCGCTGCTTCGAGGACCCGAACGTGATCCATGTGGCCGGCGCGGTCGACCCGAAGGCCGACATCGAGGTGATCGAGGCGGAGCTCATGCTTGCGGACCTGGACGCGATCGAGAAGCGGCTGTTCAAATCGGAGAAGCTCGCCAAGACCGGGGACAAGAAGGTCGCCGATGAGACAGCCTTCATGAAGCGGATCAAGGACATGTTGAGCCGGGGAGAGCCGGTCCGGCGGGCGAGCCATTCAGATGACGAGGCGGCGTGGCTCAAGAGCTACAATCTCCTGTCCGCCAAGCCCGTGCTGTACGTGGCGAACGTGGCCGAGGACATGGTGAACAAACCGAACCCGATGGTAGACGCGGTGAGGCGGATCGCGGCGGAGGAAGGGGCCGTGGTCGTCGTCATCTCCGGACAGGTGGAGGGCGAGATCGCGCAGCTGCCCGCTGAGGAGCGGAAGGAATACCTCGCCGGCATGGGCCTCAAGGAATCGGGGCTTGACCGGATGATCCGTGCCGGCTACGAACTGCTCGGGCTCATCACCTATTTCACGGCGGGGGAGAAGGAAGTGCGGGCCTGGACCATCACGAAGGGCACGAAGGCTCCGCAGGCCGCGGGCAAGATCCACACGGATTTCGAAAAGGGGTTCATCCGCGCCGAGGTCTTCCACTACGACGATCTGATGAAGCTCAAGACCGAGCAGGCTGTCAAGGCCGCGGGACTCCTTCGTTCCGAAGGCAAGGACTACGTGGTCAAGGACGGGGATATCATGCTGTTCCGGTTCAATGTTTAGCCGGACCGGTCACTCCACAGAGATCGCATAATAGGGGCAGATGGTCATGACGCCCTGGTTCTTTTCCAGAACGAACGTGCCGGGATTGATGACCCATGCCTTCCCATCCCGCATCTCGAAGAATTCGGGAAAGGCCTCCGCGCACCCTCCGCACCCCTCGCACTTGCCGTAGTCAATGTTCAGGTACATGCCGCCTTCCATCCTCCCGCGCTGTCATTTCCTGGTGATCTGAACCTTCCATTCCTCCGGGCCCTGGGCCAGATACTCCCAGGTGAACTGATCCTCCCGCTCGTGCAGGAACGAGTAGTAGAGCGGTTTGGGATCATGGTCGTTCACGAGAACGAACGACTCGCCCTTGTTCAGCCCGTCAAAGGTCTTGAAGATGAGCGGATGCCTGTCCCGGGGGATGATCGTGGTTACATTCAATGCCTGCATGGTTCGCCTCCTTGTGGGGTTCATTGCGAGAGAGTCTTCTCTCTTCCGATCCTACAATACTCCTCTTCAGGAAAGGAGACTATGACCTGCATCATGGTCGGCATAGTACCCGCCCGCCAGGAATTTTTCAAGGAGGGGGTCGATTTTTCTTCACTCCATGCTATAATCTACACCGCTGCCAAGGGATCATCACCAGCCAGGGGGCTTCATCCATGGTCATACCAAAGGGAACACTGTGGGAGCGCCTGACATCGTCGACGCTGCGTGCCCTTGCCGCCAACGCCCTTTTTTCCTTTCCCACCGGTCGCGCCTTTGTGGAGGAGAAGGGCGTTCGCTATTTCGTGCGCGTGCTCGAGAGCCTGAGCCGCAAGGACGAGGCGCGCCGGGCGCAGGACAGCGCATCGCAGCAGGGCAGGCAGGCGAACCCCTTTCTTCCGCCGGAACCCGACCTGATCGTAGGAGATGTCGGGCCGGGGCATGTGGCGGTCCTGAACAAGTTCAACGTGGTGGAGAACCATCTCCTGCTCGTCACGCGGAAGTTCGAGGACCAGGACGCGCTGCTCACGCCGCAGGACTTCGAGGCGCTCTGGCAATGTCTGAGCGAGTACGACAGCCTCGGCTTCTACAACGGAGGCCGCGAGGCAGGCGCGAGCCAGCAGCATAAGCATCTTCAGCTCGTGCCGCTTCCGCTCGCTCCGGAGGGGCCCGTTGTGCCAATGGAGCCGCTGCTCGCGCAGGCGCCTCCGGGTCACGGCCTCTCCCGGGTGCCGGCATTTCCCTTTCTGCATTCCTTTGTGCGGCTCGAACCGGGGCTTGCAACCTTTCCCAATGATGCGGCCCGCCAAACCTTTGGGCGGTACTGCGATATGCTGCAGGAGCTCGGCATGCGGACGCCTTCGCCGGGCCGGACGACCAGGCACTCCGCGCCCTATTGCCTGCTGGTCGCCCGGACATGGATGCTGCTCGTCCCCCGGTCCCGGGAGCACGTGCAGGACATCTCGCTCAATTCGCTCGCCTATGCCGGGTCTTTTTTTGTGCGGAGCCATGAGTATCTGGAGCGGCTGAAGGCATACGGCATGATGAGCGCGCTGACGACGGCGGGGGTTGGACCGGAGGGGGATCGGAGCCCGAAGGAGGGCGGACAGCAAGGATGATGCGCGGCCTCTTATCCTATCATGCCGGAGAGGTCATCCTGCAGGGATTCCTCCATATCGATGAAGATCCTCCCGATATACTCTCTGAGCTCGGCCGATGCCTTCCAAAAGGCCTCGATCACCGCAGGGTCATACCGCGTGCCCGAGGCGGCCGTGATCACCTCAGCAGCCTCGTCGAAGGGGACTGCCTTGTGGTAGGGGCGCGTCACGGTCAGGGCGTCCAGGGCATCGGCCACGGCGAATACGCGGGCGCCGGCCGGGATCTCCTCGCCTTTGAGCCCGCGGGGGTAGCCTGAACCGTCGAAGTGCTCGTGATGACAGCGGATGATCTCCGCGGCCCTGCTGAAGTAGCCGATATGGCCGATGATGCGGTAGCCGATCTCGGGGTGCTTCTGCATGGCGGCCAGCTCCGCGGGGTCGAGGGGCCCGGCCTTCATGAGCACGGCATCGGGCACGCCGATCTTGCCGATGTCGTGGAGGAGCGACCCGCAGTACAGGTCCACGAGGTCCCTCCCCCGCATGCCGAAGGCATTGCCGATCACGAGGGCGAATTCGGTCACCCGGAGCGAATGGCTCCCGACCTCATGCTCCCGGGCGTCGATGGCGCTCACGAGCGCCTCGAGCGTGACCAGGTAGCCCGTTTCCATGCGCTGGACGATCCCATCAAGGTAGGTATCGGCGAAGTAGCAGTGCTCGCAGCGATAGGTCCCGTCCCGCCGCTTTACGTACCGGTCTTCCTCGATCGGCATGCCGCAGTTGGGGCAGGTGTGCATCACACGCGTCGTCTCGGTCATGTCATGAGACTATCAGGAGACGGACTGTTTGTCAACGGAGGGCGATGCTGTTTCCGGTACCGCGCCCGAAGAGTCGCCAGTGCACGGGCCCAAACGGCCCGTTCCCGGCCTTCCTTTTCCCATTGACAGGAGGGCCCGGGGAGTGTACAAAAGAGCCTGCATTTCAAACGGAGGTATTGAGCAAACATGGCTGCCGAACCGAACAAGATCATCTACTCCATGGTGGGAGTAGGGAAGTTCTACGACAAAAAGCCGGTGCTGAAGGACATTTATCTGTCCTATTTCTACGGCGCGAAGATCGGCGTCCTGGGCCTGAACGGGTCGGGCAAGAGCTCGCTGCTCCGGATCATGGCGGGAGCGGACAAGGAGTTCGTGGGCGAGGCGGTGCTGTCCCCGGGGTACACCGTGGGATTCCTCGAGCAGGAGCCGAAGCTCGATCCTGCAAAGACCGTCCGCCAGTGCGTGGAAGAGGGCGTGCAGCAGACCGTCGATCTTTTGAACGAGTACAACAAGATCAACGAGTCCTTTGCCAACCCCATGTCCGACGACGAGATGCAGAAGCTCATTGCCCGGCAGGGCGACGTGCAGGAGAAGCTCGACCA
This region of Nitrospirota bacterium genomic DNA includes:
- the ispE gene encoding 4-(cytidine 5'-diphospho)-2-C-methyl-D-erythritol kinase; this encodes MNEITILAPAKINLCLSVLGRRPDGYHDVEMLMQMVGLYDRVRVSRARSGISVTCDDVGVPSGDGNIAWKAAAAVLSLAREEGGLEIEITKSIPVAAGLGGGSSDAAAVLTAANMLLGTGLSRTELADLGTGIGMDVPFFFHGPLALAKGRGELLQSLPPLPGYWVLLVNPGFATSTAWVYRNLNLRLTKKIDCTMIAGLMTARVIAQRLQNDLETVTAASHPVIREIEELLLSRGALGARMSGSGPTVFGIFETEKECKKAADRVSREGWKVFAVEALTASPFEVYHTTRDSAASRDRNAAPNP
- the spoVG gene encoding septation regulator SpoVG encodes the protein MEITEVRVFPVSNEERLKAYATITIDNVFLIRDLRVINGNAGLFVAMPSRKMKDGTFKDIAHPLNSETRQMIESKVLAEYERELANPTKREPAPKDAAPKDAA
- a CDS encoding ribose-phosphate pyrophosphokinase, with the protein product MVRSRELKIFTGNANQALAREICQKMNIPLGNALVGRFSDGEINVQIVDNVRGMDVFVVQPTASPVNRNLMELLIMIDALKRASAMRITAVLPYYGYSRQDRKVQPRVPITSKLVADLITAAGANRVLTVDLHAGQIQGFFNIPVDNLFAAPVLLDYLKGKKFNSLTVVSPDAGGVERARAFAKRLDAALAIIDKRRDKPNVAQVMHIIGDVKGHDCLLLDDMVDTAGTLTEGATALRANGAGKIYAACTHAVLSGPATKRINESVLDELIATNTIALEAKQQECKKLSVLSVAPLLAEAITRIYEETSLSSLFV
- a CDS encoding 50S ribosomal protein L25; the protein is MEKIALTAQVREKAGKGIARGLRRSQMVPAVLYSHGKSLPIAMGNKDVTKVLSTAGGEHALINLKLDGATDKADRLALIKDYQVDPINGGLIHVDLMEVAMDEKVRIPVGVHIVGNSIGVKEGGIFQYGLRTLDIECLPNQIPDSIEVDISALNVNESLHVRDIKVAEGIKILTDPVATVATIQPPISAEKLEAMLTATPAVTTEGGEPELVKKPKKEGEAAAAPAAEAKGKEGAKEAAPKKEAAPKKEAAPKK
- the pth gene encoding aminoacyl-tRNA hydrolase, which encodes MKFIIIGLGNPGKKYERTRHNAGFMAVDELGRRTGIPLIQEKHHALIGRGRIDSHEAVLAKPQTYMNESGRSVAAVLRDSYCTASDLVVLHDELDLPIGTVRIKSGGGHGGHNGLRSIIEQIGTPDFIRVRIGIGRPLPGMDAADYVLSPFLPGERATAAGAVEKAGEAALAIVTQGMTRAMNLFNQQ
- the ychF gene encoding redox-regulated ATPase YchF translates to MGFNCGIVGLPNVGKSTIFNALTSAGAQASNYPFTTIDPNVGVVDMPDERLQTLAGIYQPKKLTPTTMEFVDIAGLVKGAAQGEGLGNKFLANIREVDAIAHVVRCFEDPNVIHVAGAVDPKADIEVIEAELMLADLDAIEKRLFKSEKLAKTGDKKVADETAFMKRIKDMLSRGEPVRRASHSDDEAAWLKSYNLLSAKPVLYVANVAEDMVNKPNPMVDAVRRIAAEEGAVVVVISGQVEGEIAQLPAEERKEYLAGMGLKESGLDRMIRAGYELLGLITYFTAGEKEVRAWTITKGTKAPQAAGKIHTDFEKGFIRAEVFHYDDLMKLKTEQAVKAAGLLRSEGKDYVVKDGDIMLFRFNV
- a CDS encoding ferredoxin, which translates into the protein MYLNIDYGKCEGCGGCAEAFPEFFEMRDGKAWVINPGTFVLEKNQGVMTICPYYAISVE
- a CDS encoding DUF2249 domain-containing protein; the encoded protein is MQALNVTTIIPRDRHPLIFKTFDGLNKGESFVLVNDHDPKPLYYSFLHEREDQFTWEYLAQGPEEWKVQITRK
- a CDS encoding phosphorylase, yielding MVIPKGTLWERLTSSTLRALAANALFSFPTGRAFVEEKGVRYFVRVLESLSRKDEARRAQDSASQQGRQANPFLPPEPDLIVGDVGPGHVAVLNKFNVVENHLLLVTRKFEDQDALLTPQDFEALWQCLSEYDSLGFYNGGREAGASQQHKHLQLVPLPLAPEGPVVPMEPLLAQAPPGHGLSRVPAFPFLHSFVRLEPGLATFPNDAARQTFGRYCDMLQELGMRTPSPGRTTRHSAPYCLLVARTWMLLVPRSREHVQDISLNSLAYAGSFFVRSHEYLERLKAYGMMSALTTAGVGPEGDRSPKEGGQQG
- a CDS encoding HD domain-containing phosphohydrolase, with protein sequence MTETTRVMHTCPNCGMPIEEDRYVKRRDGTYRCEHCYFADTYLDGIVQRMETGYLVTLEALVSAIDAREHEVGSHSLRVTEFALVIGNAFGMRGRDLVDLYCGSLLHDIGKIGVPDAVLMKAGPLDPAELAAMQKHPEIGYRIIGHIGYFSRAAEIIRCHHEHFDGSGYPRGLKGEEIPAGARVFAVADALDALTVTRPYHKAVPFDEAAEVITAASGTRYDPAVIEAFWKASAELREYIGRIFIDMEESLQDDLSGMIG